The Bombus fervidus isolate BK054 chromosome 8, iyBomFerv1, whole genome shotgun sequence genome window below encodes:
- the Cdc5 gene encoding cell division cycle protein 21, giving the protein MPRIMIKGGVWRNTEDEILKAAVMKYGKNQWSRIASLLHRKSAKQCKARWFEWLDPSIKKTEWSREEDEKLLHLAKLMPTQWRTIAPIIGRTAAQCLERYEYLLDQAQKKEEGDDAADDPRKLKPGEIDPNPETKPARPDPKDMDEDELEMLSEARARLANTQGKKAKRKAREKQLEEARRLAALQKRRELRAAGITVSQKNKRKRGVNYNSEIPFEKRPAPGFYDTSNEHVDPLAIDFSKMRQQHLDGELRQEKEEMERRKDKQKLKQRKENDIPMGMLNNEEPIKKRSKLVLPEPQISDQELQQVVKLGRASEVAREVATESGITLSDSLLADYSLPTNAAVTPRTPAAADRILQEAQNVMALTHVDTPLKGGLNTPLNNSDFTGVVPSMNAVATPNTILATPFRSQRSDGTPANSFNTPTSTRTQNGVLAATPVRDKLSINPNENMDGSETPLIQKQVKEQLRAGLSALPTPRNDYEIVVPEGETKNEDITSTTTEIVEDQADIDARQQQELIEQRKKELSRRSQVIQRDLPRPVDVNMNILRPFMDTPLTDLQRAEELIKREMITMLQYDALQNPAQQNRKGSSNSIIQAQAYLEQHPYVNFEKEELTAAKKLLTDEMGVVKEGMAHGELSSDSYTTVWEECLSEILYLETQKRYTRATLASKKDRVEACERKLEENRMHMTGEAKRAARMEKKLKVLTGGYQTRAQVLTKQLHDLWEQIEQAHLELSTFKFLQTQEEAAVPRRVNALMEDVNRQTERERVLQGRYAQLQDQLHQC; this is encoded by the exons atgccGCGTATTATGATAAAAGGTGGAGTTTGGCGGAATACGGAG gaTGAGATTTTAAAAGCTGCTGTAATGAAATATGGCAAAAATCAATGGAGTCGAATAGCATCACTTTTGCATAGAAAGTCTGCTAAGCAATGCAAAGCGCGTTGGTTTGAATGGTTAGACCCAAGCATTAAAAAAACAGAATGGAGCAGAGAAGAAGACGAAAAGCTTCTTCATCTTGCAAAATTAATGCCTACCCAATGGAGAACAATTGCGCCAATTATAGGACGAACAGCTGCACAATGCTTAGAACGTTACGAATATTTGTT GGATCAAGCtcaaaaaaaggaagagggaGATGATGCTGCAGATGATCCTCGTAAACTAAAACCAGGAGAAATTGATCCAAATCCAGAAACAAAACCAGCTAGGCCTGATCCTAAGGACATGGATGAAGATG AATTGGAAATGTTGTCTGAGGCACGTGCCAGACTTGCAAACACACAGGGTAAAAAGGCAAAACGTAAAGCCAGAGAGAAACAGTTAGAGGAAGCTCGTAGGCTTGCTGCTTTACAAAAACGTAGAGAGTTGAGAGCTGCTGGTATTACTGTATCACAAAAGAATAAGCGCAAACGCGGTGTTAATTACAATTCTGAGATTCCGTTTGAGAAACGACCAGCACCCGGATTTTATGATACGTCTAATGAGCATGTAGATCCGCTTGCTATTGATTTCTCAAAAATGAGACAGCAACATTTAGATGGTGAATTGAGacaagaaaaggaagaaatggaACGCAGAAAAGACAAACAGAAGTTGAAACAACGTAAAGAAAACGATATTCCAATGGGAATGTTGAATAATGAAGAGCCAATAAAAAAGAGGAGTAAACTTGTTTTACCAGAACCACAGATATCTGACCAAGAATTACAGCAAGTAGTTAAGCTTGGTAGAGCATCAGAG GTTGCTCGTGAAGTTGCAACAGAAAGTGGCATCACACTATCAGATAGTTTATTAGCTGATTATTCTTTACCAACTAATGCAGCTGTAACTCCACGTACTCCAGCCGCTGCAGATAGAATACTTCAAGAAGCTCAAAATGTTATGGCTCTTACTCATGTTGATACTCCATTAAAAG GTGGATTGAATACTCCATTAAATAATTCTGATTTTACTGGTGTTGTACCTTCCATGAACGCTGTGGCAACTCCCAACACAATTTTGGCTACGCCATTCCGATCTCAGCGTAGTGATGGAACTCCAGCTAATTCATTTAACACACCAACATCTACACGAACGCAAAACGGAGTTTTAGCAGCTACACCGGTTCGTGACAAGCTCAGCATTAATCCAAATGAAAATATGGACGGATCGGAGACTCCATTAATTCAAAAGCAAGTAAAAGAACAGTTGCGTGCTGGATTGAGTGCGCTTCCAACACCGCGTAATGATTATGAAATAGTAGTTCCTGAAGGTGAAACAAAAAACGAAGATATTACTTCAACCACGACGGAAATTGTAGAAGATCAAGCTGATATAGATGCTAGGCAACAACAAGAATTAATAGAACAAA GAAAAAAGGAATTATCTAGGAGGTCGCAAGTTATACAACGAGATTTACCACGACCAGTTGatgtaaatatgaatattttgagGCCATTTATGGATACTCCATTAACAGATTTGCAAAGG GCAGAAGAACTGATTAAAAGAGAAATGATTACCATGCTacagtatgacgcattacaaaatCCGGCACAACAAAATCGTAAAGGTTCCTcaaattcaataattcaaGCTCAAGCTTACCTTGAGCAACATCCGTacgttaattttgaaaaagaagaacttACTGct GCAAAGAAGCTTTTAACTGATGAAATGGGTGTAGTAAAAGAAGGTATGGCGCATGGAGAATTAAGTTCGGATTCTTATACAACTGTATGGGAAGAATGTTTGTCAGAG atattatatCTGGAAACACAAAAACGATACACACGAGCAACGTTAGCTTCAAAAAAAGATAGAGTAGAAGCATgcgaaagaaaattagaagagAATCGCATGCATATGACTGGTGAAGCCAAACGGGCAGCAAGAatggaaaaaaaattaaaagtccTTACTGGTGGATACCAG ACTAGGGCACAAGTATTAACAAAACAATTACATGATCTATGGGAACAAATAGAACAAGCACATTTGGAGCTTTCaacattcaaatttttacaaacacAGGAAGAAGCAGCCGTGCCGAGACGAGTAAATGCACTTATGGAAGATGTTAATAGACAAACTGAACGAGAACGCGTACTGCAAGGACGATATGCACAACTGCAAGATCAGCTGCAtcaatgttaa
- the Sec6 gene encoding exocyst complex component Sec6 → MALKMEDLQKLEEEAEAKATKYGCNLLQRPGQLEKIDMYKRRIARKKASVETMLKTAMQSQLDGVRVGFEQLQSSLESSASIKQDLNDIGELFSKVPELSAKLQAVQEENMRHSQYVTAKENLKHTFTLPESVEMTKQWINQGNLLYAHQIIMDLENSRDDLLYELHKLPNQSPADTVMLKAYLEDVEMLSQLMEKQIRLVLSRTLNTVRKEPTVIVTALRIIEREEKADHFAIQRHKQSGFMPPGRPKKWKDMAMKVLEKSVANRIEGTHVEERVDNKMWLVRYLELTRLLILEDLRVAKTLCEPCFPPWYNIVRTFVKMYHTSLSQHLKDIIANGLEGNEYVSLLSWIMNTYTGPELMQHPELNIDTSDIGPLLSPEIINDLQEKYLKNMCQNYEDWMKKTLETEKVDWWSGVLPEGSTQETYYHTAAPVIIFQMIDQNLQVTKTISIELTAQAIVLCIEQVIKYGFMYKQAILEFKNKHFEDRSQVPYFTHHMITVVNNCLQFTELAQQMKQLYWVSNASGDATVKFENLLSNYQQLRNEAAAILLEESFLDLELQFQDLITPKWLSSPIPVETICVTLEDYFQDYNHLCPKNFEYVITEAQNLIAKRYISAMLQRKISLKTYDECLTCTSKIMTEADKLKNFFDRIAPKVGNFNSPFEIIKRLAEVLRCEDSEILSLDLHSLVEKYPDMTEDHLVRLLGLRGDISRSEAREKVSYILEAQRNRKAPQSIAHSIFKQIYIQDSFLSWKP, encoded by the coding sequence ATGGCTTTGAAAATGGAAGACTTGCAAAAATTGGAGGAAGAAGCAGAGGCAAAGGCAACAAAATATGGGTGTAATCTATTGCAACGACCAGGtcaattggaaaaaattgATATGTACAAACGTAGAATAGCCCGGAAGAAAGCTTCTGTGGAAACTATGCTCAAAACTGCAATGCAAAGTCAATTAGATGGAGTTCGTGTAGGTTTTGAACAGCTTCAGAGTTCTTTGGAGAGTAGCGCTTCTATAAAACAGGATCTAAATGATATTGGCGAATTGTTCAGTAAAGTTCCAGAACTCAGTGCAAAATTGCAAGCTGTTCAAGAAGAGAATATGCGTCACTCTCAGTATGTTACTGccaaagaaaatttgaaacatacATTTACTTTACCAGAAAGCGTTGAAATGACCAAACAGTGGATAAATCAGGGGAATCTACTGTATGCTCATCAGATTATTATGGATCTTGAAAATTCAAGAGATGATTTGTTGTATGAACTTCACAAACTTCCAAATCAGTCCCCAGCTGATACAGTTATGTTAAAAGCTTATTTAGAGGatgttgaaatgctttctcaGCTAATGGAGAAACAAATTAGATTAGTATTAAGTCGTACATTAAACACAGTGAGAAAAGAACCTACTGTTATAGTCACAGCATTAAGAATtatagaaagagaagagaaagcaGATCATTTTGCTATTCAGAGACATAAACAAAGTGGATTTATGCCACCAGGAAGACCTAAAAAGTGGAAAGATATGGCAATGAAAGTTTTAGAAAAATCTGTAGCCAATAGAATTGAAGGAACGCATGTTGAGGAAAGAGTGGACAACAAAATGTGGCTAGTTAGGTATTTAGAGCTTACAAGACTCTTAATTTTGGAAGATTTGAGAGTTGCTAAAACTCTTTGTGAACCTTGTTTTCCACCTTGGTATAATATTGTAAGAACTTTTGTTAAAATGTATCATACAAGTTTATCACAACATTTGAAGGACATAATTGCCAATGGCTTAGAAGGAAATGAATATGTATCTTTATTATCATGGATTATGAATACTTATACTGGCCCAGAATTAATGCAACATCCtgaattaaatattgataCAAGTGATATAGGCCCTTTGTTGAGTcctgaaattataaatgatctgcaagagaaatatttgaagaatatgTGTCAAAATTATGAAGACTGGATGAAAAAGACTTTGGAAACTGAAAAAGTAGACTGGTGGAGTGGTGTATTACCAGAAGGAAGCACTCAAGAAACATACTATCACACAGCAGCACCTGtgattatatttcaaatgatTGATCAAAATCTCCAAGTTACAAAAACAATTAGCATTGAATTAACAGCACAGGCTATAGTCCTGTGCATTGAACAAGTAATTAAATATGGATTTATGTACAAACAAGCAATACtggaatttaaaaacaaacatTTTGAGGATAGAAGCCAAGTACCTTACTTTACGCATCATATGATTACAGTTGTTAATAATTGTTTACAGTTTACAGAATTAGCACAGCAAATGAAACAGCTGTATTGGGTTTCTAATGCTAGTGGAGATGCTACTgtgaaattcgaaaatttgttATCAAATTATCAACAATTACGAAATGAAGCAGCAGCAATATTACTAGAAGAATCTTTCTTGGATTTAGAATTACaatttcaagatttaattACTCCTAAATGGTTATCATCCCCTATTCCAGTAGAAACCATTTGTGTGACTTTAGAAGATTATTTTCAGGATTATAATCACCTGTGCCcaaaaaattttgaatatgttATTACAGAGGCACAAAATCTCATTGCAAAACGTTACATTTCTGCAATGCTACAAAGAAAGATATCTTTAAAAACATATGATGAATGCTTAACATGTACATCAAAAATAATGACAGAAgcagataaattaaaaaatttctttgataGAATAGCTCCAAAAGTAGGGAACTTTAATTCTCCCTTTGAAATAATCAAGCGACTGGCAGAGGTATTGCGTTGTGAAGATTCGGAAATTCTTTCTCTTGATTTACATTCTTTGGTTGAAAAATATCCAGATATGACTGAAGATCATTTAGTTAGATTATTGGGTCTCAGAGGTGATATTTCTCGCAGTGAAGCAAGAGAAAAGGTTTCATACATTTTAGAAGCTCAACGTAATCGTAAAGCTCCACAATCTATTGCACATAgcatatttaaacaaatatatatacaggaTAGTTTTCTCAGTTGGAAGCCTTGA
- the LOC139989657 gene encoding short-chain-enoyl-CoA hydratase, giving the protein MHFLKRLSGIIKLHCKRCPIRCLTSKSCVNAKDEVEQKEKNILVDRFEEIYMIGINRPERKNALNVAAAQELLDELDKFENDENFLVGILHGIGGNFCSGYDLKEIAQYDGKNEEVLPHFGPLANRIELCKKPLIAAISGYTLGIGFELALMCDLRVMEKGAVLGFANRRFGIPILCGGTVRLPALIGYSKAIELILTGRYIQTEEAYSCGLINRYTTTGNVLGTSLNLAKSFVKFPQRTLLADRASAQFATFSAKQLEEAIQFEKDNASHLLFEEGVAGAKRFVTEGLGKHGKFYDITKIETKFEEFDKDLL; this is encoded by the exons atgcattttttaaaaagattatcAGGAATAATCAAACTACATTGCAAACGCTGTCCAATAAGATGTTTAACCTCCAAATCGTGTGTAAATGCAAAAGATGAAGTAGAGCAAAAGG aaaaaaatattttggtagatcgttttgaagaaatttatatGATTGGTATAAACCGAccagaaagaaagaatgctTTAAACGTTGCTGCCGCACAAGAACTATTGGATGAAttagataaatttgaaaatgatgaaaattttttagTTGGTATCCTTCACGGTATAGGAGGGAATTTCTGTAGTGGTTATGATCTTAAAGAAATTGCACAATATGATGGAAAAAATGAGGAAGTTTTACCTCACTTTGGGCCATTG GCTAATAGAattgaattatgtaaaaaACCCTTAATTGCTGCTATAAGTGGATATACTTTAGGAATAGGTTTTGAACTTGCCTTAATGTGTGATCTCAGAGTAATGGAAAAAGGTGCAGTATTAGGATTTGCAAATAGACGGTTTGGCATACCTATATTATGTGGTGGTACTGTCCGATTACCCGCTTTAATTGGTTATTCAAAAGCAATAGAACTGATATTAACTGGTCGTTACATCCAAACAGAAGAAGCATATTCATGTGGTTTGATTAATCGTTATACAACTACTGGCAATG TGTTAGGCACTTCACTAAATTTGGCAAAATCATTTGTGAAGTTCCCACAAAGAACATTGCTTGCAGATCGTGCTTCTGCACAGTTTGCCACATTTTCTGCTAAACAATTAGAAGAAGCTATACAATTTGAGAAAGATAATGCATCTCATTTACTATTTGAAGAAGGAGTTGCAGGAGCAAAAAGGTTTGTTACAGAAGGATTAGGAAAACATggaaaattttacgatattacaaaaatagaaactaAGTTTGAGGAATTTGATAAAGATCTTTTATAA
- the LOC139989660 gene encoding uncharacterized protein, with amino-acid sequence MASIIRIKYSIPVTNNEENTQLEEADKEILININCPLKLILNYIRDIVGLDDTTEFDLCDEINCQLRKVSIFEPYISGFDVFEVNLTYLIVTFERDINGQMINITPLLTGKAARRCTDILLKSHALLKKNLSTKSSLKKGSITHKMA; translated from the exons atggcgtcgattatacgaatcaaATATTCta TACCTGTTACTAATAATGAGGAAAATACACAATTGGAGGAAGcagataaagaaattttaataaatattaattgtccacttaaattaatattgaattatattcgAGATATAGTAGGATTGGATGATACAA CTGAATTTGATTTATGTGATGAAATTAACTGCCAATTAAGGAAAGTTTCCATTTTTGAACCATACATATCTGGTTTTGATGTTTTTGAAGTGAATTTAACATATCTAATAGTTACATTTGAAC GAGATATAAATGGTCAAATGATTAATATAACACCACTCCTTACTGGAAAAGCAGCAAGAAGATGCACTGATATACTATTAAAATCTCATGCCTTgcttaagaaaaatttatctacTAAATCTTCCTTAAAGAAAGGCAGTATTACACACAAAATGGCATGA